ACTATCCATATAAATACCAACTTCCCCGCCATAAACGTGGTCACTGGTAAACTCGATAATACCTTCTAGGTCAGATTTTTTTTCTGTTAGGCCGAAGGAGCCTGTTAGATTAAAACCCCTGGAACGTCGAAACTTATGATCCAAAGAAAGCGCGTAACTTGTATTTACGCCGGTAATTTCCAGCAAATTAATCACATCATTGTCATCTTCATCATTAGCAAGCTCGAACTCATTATGGTCAGCTGATATTTCCAGTCGGGTACGGGGACCAAATAGGGGAAAACTATATCTAAATTGACCAAGATCAGACCCATAGTAACTGTCAGACCCTGGGTTTGACTTTAAGTACCCTAAAGTTAAAGCATCACCAAATCCAAGGGGGTTCAACCAGTCAACAGTCGCATAAACCCTTTCACTACCGGTATACAGAGAGCCGTGATTATCAGCTCTGAACGATGCACGCCAGGAATCCGTCTCTCGAACCTTTAAATTAAGCTTGGTTTCACCAGGGTTATCACCCGCACTAAAATACCCGGTAACATTTAATCCTGGCAGATCATTAAGTAAATATAACCCTTCCTCGATATTCTCATGATTTACTAGGTGGCCACGCTGTTCATCGAAGGGTTCTGCCAGTTTTTCGTCTGAGTAATCTTCATTATCTTCTGCAACAACCTGCCCTAGAAGCCCCTCTTGTACGGTAAGAGTGACCATTCCATTTTCAACATCTTGAGCCGGTATTTGCACTTGAGCCAGGAAGAGTCCCTGGCGACGATAAAAGTTAGTGAGTTCCGCTGCTATATCTTCCAGATCCCCATAACTCAAACCACGCTCTTTATTCTGCTTCTCTATAACGCTGACAAGCTTTTTTAATTCTGCCGGACCCAGACCATTTGGATTAAACTGGGCATTCATATTACCTAGTAAAACTGCCAGCTCTTCCAGGTTTTCTACGGTATAACCGCTGGCGAGGATTTTGTCCTCTTTCATAAACTTCACGCGAAGTTCTTCGGCCATCTGTTCAATTTTTTCGCGCTCAATACCAAATTCTGGATATTCTTCCAGCCGATGGAATTGAAATTCCTTAACAGTAATACGCGGTCCCTGATTACGCTGGGAAATTTCTGGTATTTCAGTATTGAGGTTAGGATCTTCCGCTTCGAAAGTCCGTTGAAGATAATCTTTAGTTACATCCACCTCATTAATAGTGGGTGTATTTTGGTCAAATGCCTGCCTTACACGGCTGCGGAAGCTGGAATCCTCTTCCTGGGCACAAACTGGCAGTTGCATCAATAGGAAGCTGGCACCAATAAATAGCGCCAACCTGCTTTTTTCAAGCCCGAACATAACTCCCCCAAGATAATTCTGTTTGTTATTCCGACCCTGAACTTCTTATTGGGAAGGGCCGGTTTTTAATTGTTCAATTTACATCCCTGACGATGCGAAACCCTGTAAACTCATCAGCTTGACCATTATGAAGTCGTTTAGTCGTAGCAAGACAACGGCTCATAGGGTCCAGACGGTTACCACCTAGCGCCAACAACTCATTATCAGTGCCTCGTGCCCACTCCTGGATATTGCCAACTGAATTCACCAGACCAAATCTATTAGGGGAGCCGGACTGTGCTGGAACGAACTCTGCTCCTTTTTCAATCCCACCATATTTAAGATGGCAGTTTCTATCAGCCACTTCCTCCTGACCATTGGCACTGGCTGCAGCAAACCACTCTTGCTCTGTAGGTAAACGATAGACATAACCTGTTTCATCACTTAACCAACTTAGGTAAGCCTCAGCGTTCGCTAGTGTCAGGTTATTTGCGGGAAAATCTTCTGCACCGAACTCCGCTGAGGAGCACTGTTTGGTAATACCGCAGAACTGCTTGAGGTCTCGGTTACTGACCTCATATTTACCGATAGCCAGGGGTCTGCCACTTACCCCTTTAATAACAACCATTGCTGGCCCCTTGGCGCCATCTGCAAGGCGATCACGGCAGCTAAACCGCCCCCCCTGCCACCACTGCCTGGTACCAGATGCCCACAAAAATCCAACTTAAACTCTTTAAGAGGCTGATAGCCGGGGAGAAGAGCCCTGAACTCACCTACTAAGGCCTCTGTCTGAATCGGGTCCTTGGCGCCTAATCTGGAAGCACAATTACTCAGCTCTTGGCCGATAACCGGACGTATCTGCTGAGCCTTGATACCATCTACTTTTGCTAGTTTTGAAAGTTGGGCTCCAACAGCGGCCACATTCATATCGAAGCCACAAGTAAGAGTCGCTTCCATCTCATTAAGAATTGTATCTATCTGTTTCTGCTTGATTGCCGTTAGGCGACGCTGCTCGGCTCGCTCTTCCTGTCGGCGAAGACGCTCGGCTTCCCGTTCAGCTTCCAGCCGCTCAGTTTCTAGTCGGGCTTGCAGGTTTTCCCTATCTGTGGTGAGCTGAGACTTGATAGCCACTGCCTGGCTAGATACTCCATACCAGTTCGCAGCACTCCTCAACATTAAATCCGCTTGATCCAGATTACCCAGGTTTAACTGACCGGTTGCCGCGGCAAGGAAAAGCTCAGATATTTCACGCCGTGAATTATCCAGAAAATTTTCATCACTTGGGTTCAGCTCTGAATACTCTCTAAGCTCCAAACGAAGGTCATTTTCCCAGGCTGGTGTCAAGATACTCAACTTGATCAGTCGGCTAATCGCTTCTTTCTTATCGCTGATACGCCGTTCCAACAGCTCCTTCTGCAATTTAAGCTCTAGCTCAACTTTTACCCTCTCTTGTTCAGCCGTATTCTGCTGTTCCAAATAGTTGTAACCAACCCCAGCGCCAACAAGCATCATGGCAAAGGCACTTCCCAGAATCCATTTCCAGGTGTTGCTGACAAAAAAGGCCTGTACAAATTTCTCGACTGTATCAGTGCGATTTTCCCGTTTCAGCTCTAGAGCAGACTCAAGAGCACGCCATTCACGACGGTTAAGCCCCTTGATTCGCTTGAGTCGCAACTTCTGCTCAAAAGCCTTGTCTGCAGGAGTCTTGTCATAGGGATGGCGGCCACAAAACAGTTCATAGGCCACACAACCCAAGGCATAGACATCATCAGAGGGCGCAGGCTCACCCCCTTTTAACATTTCATAACTCGCGTAGGCGGGAGTCAGGGCACCAAGGCTACCGGCATCAAATACCGTAGTCTCGCCAGTCTTGTTGGCAATCCCCCCTTCCGATACAGCCCGGGCGATGCCAAAATCGAAAACCTTCGCCCCTTTATTTTTGGTGACGAAGATATTGCCTGGCTTAAAGTCTGAATGGACAATTTTATGCGAGTGTGCATAGATCAGCGCCTGACAGATATCTGAAAACACCGACCGTGCTTTTTCAGGCTCAAGGCCTACATCCGTATGATCACGCAGTAGCTTGTCAAGAGGAGCACCTTCCAGGAACTCCATTGTCATAAAAACACGATCCCCATCACGGTCAAAATCGTAGACCGTTACGATATTGGGGTGAGCCAGTGTTTGCGACTTACGCGCTTCGCGCTGTAAGGAGACAAAGGCATCAGGATGCTTCTGGAAGTCATCGTTCAGCAGCTTGATGGCAACATAGGGTTCGCTGTCATTGGCTTCCAGCTTACGGCGGTCGAGGGCCTTATATACTGCCCCCATACCACCAACACCCAGGAGTTTATCCAGTTCGAAGCGCCCTTTGATCACTGTCTTGGTGACCGCACCTGAGGGCAGAGGTTCGAAGGAATCTGGGGTTTCAGTGGGATTTGCCGGAATCCCTCCGGATAATTGAGCGCCGACCTTTTGGTGACTGGAAGCTTTATGTGGAGCAGGACTGAAGACTGTCGCATCAGCTTCAAAATCTGCAGCGGCATTGGGGGTTATCGGCTGTGCTCCACGAATCCGCGGGTGGTCGTTGGCTCCAGTGGCATCCTGGCGCACGACGACAGTGACATCACCATCTTCTGTCAGCCCACTCTCGGGATGGTCTGAGCCGGGCGGAGTGCCACTCGGCCGAACAATACGTGTCTTATCGTTCAATTCCGCCTCCTTGGGAAAGTATTACGACATATCCAAATGCCGCAACAAATCTGTTACGAGCTAAGTAGGTGTGGTGATTAAAGGAGCAAAGTATATCGAACAGACTTGGGAGCAACAATGAAGGTATACTCGAAATAATTTGCCTACAGATGCCATCAATACGCTTCCCCAGTACTGATGCAGCGAACCGTAAGCCCTTCAGATAAATACAGACAATTACGCAGCCTTACAGCATGTTTTTTATACACAACCAAATCAAAATAAGTTTAATTAGGTTAAAAAAACTAACAATTCTTAATGGTTTCACATTCCTTTCAAATTTCACCAGATTCACTACCCCCTGATTCACCAATAGTGTTTCTTCATTTCAAATTATATTGGTGTCAGAGTCGAATACGCACAGCTGGCATAATCCCGACAAGTGAATAAGTGCTTTGAATAATTGGTGCCAGAGTCGATTTAATAACAGAAAAATACTGTTTTTTTTTGCTTTTCCCTCTGTTTAAATCACCCCAGTTGCCACTGCGACGTTACCTGAGCTACTGACTCTTCGCCGTGGTAAAGGATTAACCACCAACATCAAAAGCCAAACAAGAGGGAATCCCCATGGCTATCTACCTGAACTTCAATAACAAAGCCACCAAAGGTAACGTCACCGCCAAAGGTTACGAAGACTGGATCGAAGTTGACAGCTTCAACTTTGGTGTTGGCCGCGGTATCACCATGGAAGCCGGTGCTACCTCCAACCGCGAAGCCTCTCGTCCAAGCCTGAGCGAAGTTAGCCTCACCAAGCGCATCGACGCAGCTTCCGGTGGCCTGTTCAAGTCCTCTGTAACTGGTGACGAAGGCGTACCTGTAGAGATCCACGTAGTACAGACCGGTGCTAACTCTGTAGAAAAATACGCTGTTTACAAGCTGACCGACGTAATCATCTCTTCTTACAGCATTGGCGCTTCTGCCGGTGGTGCACCTCAGGAATCTATCTCCCTGAGCTTCGCCAAAATCGAAGCAGAGCTGGACCACGCTGATAAGAGCAACAAGAACCCGAAGAACATGAAGGTTGGATACGACCTCACTACAGCGACTCCGCTGTAATTGGTTCGACTCTTTTCGGGTTGAACGGTGGCCTGCAGAGTATCTGCGGGCTACCGCCCTCCAGTTCTTTAGCTGAGTGCTTACACGAGCACTGACCTAAAGAACTGCAGATTTTCAAAATCTCATTTCTTATTTGGCACCGTAGGGATAGTTGGGGCTGCCCATGGCTACACTCAATCAAGATAAAAGAATGATTACGGTCGACAGCCCTGTCGGCACGGATGCGCTGATTGCAACGACCTTACAAGGTGAGGAGCATGTCTCCAAGCTTTTTCGCTATGAAGTACAGCTTCTGTCGGATGATCACGCAATCGAACAAAAGGACCTTGTTGGCAAACCGGTAACCGTCTCTATCCACCACTCCGAGACACCGCGCCATATTAATGGCTATGTTACCCAGTTCTCCCTTCACGATGTAAACGCCGAAGGCGTGCGCAGTTATAGCGCAATTCTTCAACCTGGCCTGTGGTTCACGAGCCTCGGAGGCTCCAACAGAGTTTTCGAAAAGAAGTCTGCCAAGCAAATTCTCGAGGAAGTGCTCGGTGAATACAGCAAGGTTATCAAACTGACCTTAAAGCTAAATGCCGAATACATCACCCGTGAATACTGCGTACAGTTTGACGAGAGCGACTTTGAATTTATCAATCGCTTAATGGCAGAAGAGGGCATCTCCTACTACTTCAAGCACTCTGAAGGACAGCATGAGCTGGTGCTCTGCGATGATCCTCAGGATTTTTACGACTGTGAAAGTGCAAAAATTGAGTATGACGGAGGTGGCAGCCACCCCACAAAAAACACAGTGAGTAGCTGGAGAAGAAACTTCAACTACCATGGCGGCGGCTTTGAGCTCAAAGATTACAGTGAATTTACTGCCACCAAAGACAATAAGCAGCAAGTTAAAACCACCAGCAAGCTGAATGATGTCTCTAACTATCTGCGTGGTTTATATGGCCTGAACCACTTCCAGGCTGATGGCGAACACAAACACAAATTCACGGATAGCTACCACAAGGCTCTGGCGGAGCGCGCCATGGAGGCTCAGGAAGCACTATTTGATGTGAGCCATGGACGTAGCGACTGCCCTTCCTTTACTGCCGGCGGGCGTTTTAATTTTGACCACAGCCTGTCGTCCGAAAAAGGGAAGTATCTTATTACGTCTGTGCATGTTTCAGCTGCAGACGGTAACAGTAACGAAACACACTTCCACAATACCTTCAGCTGTATTCCATCTGCGGTAATGCCACGCCCACAGCCGAATGTCTCTGCGAAGAAAATACACTCACCGCAAGTGGCACGTGTATTGGAAGTTAAAGCAACCGCATCCGACAGCTCTCAGGACCCCTACACCCAACTGAAAGTGAAGTTCCCCTGGAACTCACAACAAAATAGTTGCTGGGTTAGAGTGATGCAGTCCTTTGCAGGCAAAAACTGGGGAGCAAACTTTGTACCCAGGGTAAACCAGGAAGTGGTTGTTACCTACATCAATGGCGACCCCGACCGTCCTTTAATTACCGGAGCGGTGTACAACGGCGATAATCCCGGCCCCAATTACACCGCCACTCAGAGCGGCTGGAAAACCGAATATGAAGGCAGCACCTTCAATGAGTTGCGGTTTGATGACAAAGGTGGCAACGAAGAAATCTATATGGAGGCCGGCAAGGATCACAACTTTGTTATCCATAATGACCAGTCCGGTAAAATAGAAAATAAACAGACCCTCGAAGTTAAACAGGATCGTAGCATTACCGTAACTGATGGTAGCGAAGTAGTCACTATTGCCAAAGGTGACCAAAAATTGAATGTGGATAAAGGAAACCAGACTGTCACTATTGGTTCAGGTAATCACACACTCAAAATTAGCAAGGGCTCACAAACCACAGATGCCATGGGCGCTATCAAGATATCCTCAAAAGCTTCAATTGAATTAAAGGTCGGGGGAAGCAGTATCAAATTAACCCCAGCGGGAATCACCATCAAAGGCACCATGCTTTCTTGCAAAGGCGACGCCACTGCCGAAGTGAAGGGCGGCGGCATGCTTACCCTGAAAGGCGGCGTGACTATGATCAACTGATGGGGATTAATCACTAATGACTGACCTGATTAAAGTACAGGCATTGACCGCAGCAGAATTACTGAAAAATTTTGAGGTGAGCGAGGAAGCGGAAGAACACCTGGTACCCGATACCGCTCCCGAAGTCAGTATTAATCAACTGGTTGATGCGTGTCTTTACCCAGATGCCATCAAACTATTAGCACACGGACTCCCCAAACGTGAAGCTGTTTGGTGGGCCTGTCTCGCGGCTCGGGATATCCAGGGTCCTGAAACTGATGAAGACAATGTAAATGCATTAATAGCCGCAGAAAGCTGGGCCAAGAAGCCCAATGAAGAGATTCGCTTGAAGTGCAAAACACTGGGCGATAAAACCAAGCACAAAACCCCCGCGAGCTGGGCTGCTACAGCGGCGAGTTGGTGTCATGGAAGTCTGGCGGCTGAAGGCGAGCCTGTGGTTGAGCCACCAGAGCATCTTTATGCACACGCCGTCGCCGGTAGTGTCACTCTCGCGGCAGTTTTATCTGACCCAGTCGATCCCGGCAAAAGATTCGCCCGATATATGAGTCAAGGGCTGGACCTGGCACGCGGCGGCAATGGCAGGATAGAGGACTAAATAATGGGCAAGCCGGCTTCGCGTATTACGGACATGCATGTCTGTCCAATGGTGACAGGCACCGTGCCCCATGTGGGCGGGCCAATTTTAAGCCCCGGAGCACCCACCGTTATTATCGGCGGTATGCCCTCAGCCACAGTCGGCAGTGCCTGTACCTGTGTGGGACCGCCCGATACCGTAGCTATGGGCAGTACTACCGTATTGCTGCAAAAAAAGCCTGCTGCCCGCATGGGAGATACAACTGGCCATGGGGGCAAGATCGTAATTGGATGTCCGACAGTTTTGATTGGCGGTTAATTAATATTCTACCCATAGTGCTTTGATATAAAAAATAGATTGTCTGGGCATAAAATAAAAAAAGCCACCTTTGTTTGGGCAAGCAGGTAATTATTTACCTTAAATACAACTCACAGATAGTTACGAAAAAGCGAGCCACACATAAAAACCAAGTAGCTCCTTTATGTTTTTAGCCTGATATCTACTAGCTTCAAAGTTAATTAGCTGCATATTAATTTATATATTCGCATCCATTTAGCGTGAAGTAAAAACATTAACTTCAAACTCTTTAATGCACTTCATATAGTTCAGCCCTGCAGCTACGACGAGATAAATAACCGCTTAACAAATAAAGGCTAACTTGCCATAGAAAATCTTCGAAATTATCCTTTAGTTAGTGTGTGCATCCAAGGCATTCATCTACAGAGAGTTTTAAGCAGGCCAGATACGATGAAAAAACCCAATCAGGCTTAAAATGAAAAATCTGAAAATTGAGCTCATATATCCTAACGTGAAAAACTAACCCTTATGTACAATAAAATATCACCTCTCAAAATAACATCAATAATTTTATCTCTTCTATTTATCTCAGGAGGAACTTACGGAATGGCGTTTTTAAACCCCCTTAAAGCATGCACGTTTTCAGAAATGAAAATTCGACTCACCTTAAATGGCGAACCCGCCGCAGGTGCAAAAGTTATTCGGACAATTGACTGGAAAGATGAGCAAGTTGACTTCTTTACTTCAGATGAAGATGGGAATATTGATCTTCCTGCAAAATTTGAAAGCTCATTTACTCAGGCGCTACCTGTTGAATTTATTTCCTCGCAAAGCATAAACGTAGAATATAAAAACAATAACTATTTAATTTGGATTTATGCAAAAAGAAATCCTGGTGAAAATTCAGAGATGAACGGTAACCCGATTAATCTAACGTGCGAACTCTCTGACGAGCCAAAAACAGAAAGAAAGTTCAAGTCAGCGGTAAAGACCTCGTGCAAATTTATTTAAAACTAAAAAGGATCAAAAAACAATGCTCACACCACAATATAGTGCTCAGCTTGCTGCAGATATTTACTTAATCAAGAAACCTAATGATCAAAAGCTTTTCTTTGATCTATACAAGGACGATTTTGACATAAAAGAAAACCTCCCTAATAAAATGCAAGGAAAAACAGGTGCTTTTACTCTAATAAAAAGCACTCACGCGATGGGCATCGCGACATGTGGTAAAGATAATTTTAAAGGGCAGGCTTTTGTAGCTTTAAAAGGAACTGCCAGCGGTTACGATCTGTTAACAGATCTAAATGCAGGTATTAAACGATTCCATACTGGTGGGTCAGTACATCAGGGCTTCTACTATACATTCGAAAGCTTCTTTCCCCAGCTAGAAAATTTTTCTCAAAATCTTCCATCTAATATACATACAATACACTGCATTGGGCATAGCCTAGGTGGGGCTTTAGCGACTCTAGCTGCGGACTGGCTCTCCTCTAACACAGGAAAAACTGTAAAGCTTTACACTTATGGGAGCCCCAGGGTTGGACTTGATCAATTCTCCAATAATTGTAAACGTCGATTAACTCCTGACAATATCTACCGAGTTTATCATCGAGCCGATGCTGTTCCCATGGTACCTACTTGGCCATTTGTTCATGTACCTAACGGCGGAGCAGGTGATTTTGAACTACCAAGCCCAAGCTATAATCCTCTTACTAATCATAGTAGTGAAACCTATATTGACTCTGTCGCACCGAATGAAACGAGCCTTGATTGGGACATGGTTAAACAAAGAAAGCCAAAAGGCAATTTGGATAAAAGCATCGAGGCATGGCTCAAATCTGATGGTATTCTATCATTATCCATGAATACCGCTTGGATCGCAGGAGAGGCGTTACTCTGGGTATTAAAGAAGATTGGTCACTTGGCTGGAATCTCTCTAGTTGTCGCAGGAAGTACAACATTTACAATCTTAGACAGATTAGCAATATTCTTACACAACGCCTACCAAGTTAGTAAAGATATTTCTTTCTGGGTAATGCGCCTTATACGTAGATTTGCGCAGTTAATCGGTATGACTATCGTAGAAGGCGTGGATATCACCGTCTCATTTATACGCATGGTGTTCTTGCGTATGCACAGGGTCATCTCTGACTTGGTAATGAGAGCAGGACGAATGATCCATTAATCTGGTTTAGCATAAGTAACTATAGCAATATGGCATTAAGTGGTACCCAGCCCAGTAGTGCAATCCAGTGGACTCCACTGCTGGGCTAGTTTTCTGATTATTCTACGCTATAGGCAAAGTCGCCTTCCTCAGTCGCAGAAACTTTAATTACTTTAACCTCTTCACCTTTCGCCATCTTATCCAGGCATTCACTGGCTAATTCTGGTAGTAGAGTTTTGTTTAAAATCACCTCAATATTACGGGCGCCAGTATCCGCCTCATGACAACGTGCCACAATATTAATAAGCACATCCTCATCATATGAGAAAGTAGCACCATAGTGCTCACGAACCCGTTTCTCAATTTTACGCATATTGATTTTACAGATTTCAACCAGATCCTCGTCATCCAATGGGTAGTAAGCTACCACATTGGCTCTACCAAGGAATGCAGGCTTAA
This DNA window, taken from Microbulbifer sp. GL-2, encodes the following:
- a CDS encoding ShlB/FhaC/HecB family hemolysin secretion/activation protein translates to MDVTKDYLQRTFEAEDPNLNTEIPEISQRNQGPRITVKEFQFHRLEEYPEFGIEREKIEQMAEELRVKFMKEDKILASGYTVENLEELAVLLGNMNAQFNPNGLGPAELKKLVSVIEKQNKERGLSYGDLEDIAAELTNFYRRQGLFLAQVQIPAQDVENGMVTLTVQEGLLGQVVAEDNEDYSDEKLAEPFDEQRGHLVNHENIEEGLYLLNDLPGLNVTGYFSAGDNPGETKLNLKVRETDSWRASFRADNHGSLYTGSERVYATVDWLNPLGFGDALTLGYLKSNPGSDSYYGSDLGQFRYSFPLFGPRTRLEISADHNEFELANDEDDNDVINLLEITGVNTSYALSLDHKFRRSRGFNLTGSFGLTEKKSDLEGIIEFTSDHVYGGEVGIYMDSLSNGFLSMLNILSATVQYGEHQNTVEEGRGDDFNKLAINTSSLIFLPMPFTDDHSRLIVKGRAQYSESNLPGFEQLSLGGANGVRAFSARDFSADMGAVVSAEWYVNFPEFMNPILFNQRLNDIFQVALIADVGYGYVNNYEETVEDDWARFSGGGMLFKMNWSDRFSSKISVAWPIMSSSSITNIAIGEDEPTVYADFSVFYN
- a CDS encoding SUMF1/EgtB/PvdO family nonheme iron enzyme, whose amino-acid sequence is MVVIKGVSGRPLAIGKYEVSNRDLKQFCGITKQCSSAEFGAEDFPANNLTLANAEAYLSWLSDETGYVYRLPTEQEWFAAASANGQEEVADRNCHLKYGGIEKGAEFVPAQSGSPNRFGLVNSVGNIQEWARGTDNELLALGGNRLDPMSRCLATTKRLHNGQADEFTGFRIVRDVN
- a CDS encoding serine/threonine-protein kinase — encoded protein: MNDKTRIVRPSGTPPGSDHPESGLTEDGDVTVVVRQDATGANDHPRIRGAQPITPNAAADFEADATVFSPAPHKASSHQKVGAQLSGGIPANPTETPDSFEPLPSGAVTKTVIKGRFELDKLLGVGGMGAVYKALDRRKLEANDSEPYVAIKLLNDDFQKHPDAFVSLQREARKSQTLAHPNIVTVYDFDRDGDRVFMTMEFLEGAPLDKLLRDHTDVGLEPEKARSVFSDICQALIYAHSHKIVHSDFKPGNIFVTKNKGAKVFDFGIARAVSEGGIANKTGETTVFDAGSLGALTPAYASYEMLKGGEPAPSDDVYALGCVAYELFCGRHPYDKTPADKAFEQKLRLKRIKGLNRREWRALESALELKRENRTDTVEKFVQAFFVSNTWKWILGSAFAMMLVGAGVGYNYLEQQNTAEQERVKVELELKLQKELLERRISDKKEAISRLIKLSILTPAWENDLRLELREYSELNPSDENFLDNSRREISELFLAAATGQLNLGNLDQADLMLRSAANWYGVSSQAVAIKSQLTTDRENLQARLETERLEAEREAERLRRQEERAEQRRLTAIKQKQIDTILNEMEATLTCGFDMNVAAVGAQLSKLAKVDGIKAQQIRPVIGQELSNCASRLGAKDPIQTEALVGEFRALLPGYQPLKEFKLDFCGHLVPGSGGRGGGLAAVIALQMAPRGQQWLLLKG
- a CDS encoding type VI secretion system tube protein Hcp, whose protein sequence is MAIYLNFNNKATKGNVTAKGYEDWIEVDSFNFGVGRGITMEAGATSNREASRPSLSEVSLTKRIDAASGGLFKSSVTGDEGVPVEIHVVQTGANSVEKYAVYKLTDVIISSYSIGASAGGAPQESISLSFAKIEAELDHADKSNKNPKNMKVGYDLTTATPL
- a CDS encoding type VI secretion system Vgr family protein; amino-acid sequence: MATLNQDKRMITVDSPVGTDALIATTLQGEEHVSKLFRYEVQLLSDDHAIEQKDLVGKPVTVSIHHSETPRHINGYVTQFSLHDVNAEGVRSYSAILQPGLWFTSLGGSNRVFEKKSAKQILEEVLGEYSKVIKLTLKLNAEYITREYCVQFDESDFEFINRLMAEEGISYYFKHSEGQHELVLCDDPQDFYDCESAKIEYDGGGSHPTKNTVSSWRRNFNYHGGGFELKDYSEFTATKDNKQQVKTTSKLNDVSNYLRGLYGLNHFQADGEHKHKFTDSYHKALAERAMEAQEALFDVSHGRSDCPSFTAGGRFNFDHSLSSEKGKYLITSVHVSAADGNSNETHFHNTFSCIPSAVMPRPQPNVSAKKIHSPQVARVLEVKATASDSSQDPYTQLKVKFPWNSQQNSCWVRVMQSFAGKNWGANFVPRVNQEVVVTYINGDPDRPLITGAVYNGDNPGPNYTATQSGWKTEYEGSTFNELRFDDKGGNEEIYMEAGKDHNFVIHNDQSGKIENKQTLEVKQDRSITVTDGSEVVTIAKGDQKLNVDKGNQTVTIGSGNHTLKISKGSQTTDAMGAIKISSKASIELKVGGSSIKLTPAGITIKGTMLSCKGDATAEVKGGGMLTLKGGVTMIN
- a CDS encoding PAAR domain-containing protein, which translates into the protein MGKPASRITDMHVCPMVTGTVPHVGGPILSPGAPTVIIGGMPSATVGSACTCVGPPDTVAMGSTTVLLQKKPAARMGDTTGHGGKIVIGCPTVLIGG
- a CDS encoding DUF4198 domain-containing protein, which encodes MAFLNPLKACTFSEMKIRLTLNGEPAAGAKVIRTIDWKDEQVDFFTSDEDGNIDLPAKFESSFTQALPVEFISSQSINVEYKNNNYLIWIYAKRNPGENSEMNGNPINLTCELSDEPKTERKFKSAVKTSCKFI
- a CDS encoding lipase family protein, which produces MLTPQYSAQLAADIYLIKKPNDQKLFFDLYKDDFDIKENLPNKMQGKTGAFTLIKSTHAMGIATCGKDNFKGQAFVALKGTASGYDLLTDLNAGIKRFHTGGSVHQGFYYTFESFFPQLENFSQNLPSNIHTIHCIGHSLGGALATLAADWLSSNTGKTVKLYTYGSPRVGLDQFSNNCKRRLTPDNIYRVYHRADAVPMVPTWPFVHVPNGGAGDFELPSPSYNPLTNHSSETYIDSVAPNETSLDWDMVKQRKPKGNLDKSIEAWLKSDGILSLSMNTAWIAGEALLWVLKKIGHLAGISLVVAGSTTFTILDRLAIFLHNAYQVSKDISFWVMRLIRRFAQLIGMTIVEGVDITVSFIRMVFLRMHRVISDLVMRAGRMIH